The DNA segment TTAGATGACCTATGGTATTTAAGCAACCTGATTGACAGCGGAGATTTAGTTAAAGGAAGGACTCTCAGGAAGATCAAAATCGGCGAAGAAGGAGCAAGAAAGCAGGCAGTTATCAAAAAACCAGTTTTTATTGCAATAAAGGCTGAAAAAGTTGAATTCAGCAAAACTTCAGATATTTTAAGGGTTCTCGGAGTGATTGTCGAAGGCCCGGAAGACATCACAAGAGGAGAGCATCATTCTTTTAATGTCGAGATCGGCTCGATTATAGAAATTGTAAAAGAAAAATGGCTGCGATACCAGCTGGATAAACTAAAGGAAGCATGCGAAGAAGAAACATCGCGGATTTTAATATGCATCCTAGACCGGGATTCTGCGCTGTTTGCATTGTCAAAAAAGCAGGGCTATGACTTATTGAGCAGGATAAAGGGGGAGGTTGAAAAAAAGGCAGTAAAAGAAAGAGTAAAAACAGAATTCTACCTTGATGTCATAAAAACAATGCAAGAATACATTAAACGCTACAAAATCGACAATGTGATTCTCGCAAGCCCGTCATTCTGGAAAGAAGACCTTATGAAGCAGTTAAAAGACGATGAATTGAAGAAAAAGATTGTTCTTGCATCATGCTCTTCTGAAGGCGAAGAGGCGATCAACGAAGTGCTGAAAAGGAAAGAAGTGCAGACAGTTTTAAAAAAAGACAGGATTGCAAAGGAGATGAACCTTGTTGAGGAATTAATGGTGAATATTGCAAAAAATGCTCTTGCAGCCTACGGCATAAATGAAGTAGAGAATGCAGCAAATATGGGCGCAATTAAAGTATTGATTGTTGCTGATTCTTTGATCAGGAAATCAAGGGAAGAGAAGACTTATGACAGATTGGATGCGATAATGAGGAATGTTGACAGCGCAAAGGGGGAGGTGCACATCATAAGCTCAGATCATGACGGCGGCAAGAAGCTGAATGGACTGGGCGGGATCGGTGCAATATTGAGGTATAAGCTGAATTATTGAAAAACAAATCTCTTTTTTATTTTAATTCAAATCTCCTATTTAATTCTGCCAACAACTCCCTGCTTACCGCTTCTTTTGTCATTCTGTTTTCTTCGTAAGTAGTCTTTTTCCTGGCTTTGCCCCTGTATTTTAGAAACTCTTTAACTAAGTCTTCTTTGCTTAGTTCTGCCACTTTATCTCTTACTGCTTCCCTTATAAATTCTGTTCTGGAATTGAAGTTATGTTCAGATATGGTTTCATCTATCTTTTTCAGCACATCCTCTTGAAATTTCACAGTTACGGCTTCCATTGTATGCCTAAGTAATACATTGTAATATTTAAAGATTTCTGTTTTTTCCAACTTTTTTTACTTTTTCGAATGATTTAAATACATAGTTTCAATATTCTTTTTTATGAGTATTCCGCTTGGCATAATCTTCGGTATCATTGCAATGATCGGCTGGGGAGCTGCTGATTTTTTTGCTGCAAAAGCTGTCAGAAAAACAGGCGTGCTTAAAACTTTTCTTTGGAGCCAGATAATCGGCGTAATTTTGTTTTTTATAATATTCTCCTTATTTTTTAAATTGCCATTGCTTTCATTCAGCGCAATAGGCATAATCTTAACTGCAGGTTTTCTCGGGGTCATCTCATGGCTGGCTTTTTATAAAGGAATGCAGACAGGTAAAGTTTCAATTGTCAGCCCGATTGCTGCTTGTTGGGCAGTTGTTACAGTAATTTTAAGTTTGATTTTTCTTAATGAAAATTTAACCGCGCTTAAAGCCATAGGTGTAAGCTTGGCTATTTTAGGCGCTATTCTGGCATCTTTCAGGCTGCGCGATCTGTTGAAATTAAGGCTGAAAAATATTGCAGCAGGCATGGAATACGCAATAATTGCGCTGCTGGGATGGGGCGTATATTTTGTTCTTATTGGCTTCTTGGCAGATAAATTGAGCTGGTTCCTGCCGATATTTCTTATAAAAACAGCTACTGTTTTTTATTTATTGATATATTCCGGCGCAGCAAAGAAAAATATATCCTTCCCGAAAAATGCTGCATTATTTGTGCTATTAATTGGCATTCTCGAATTTATTGCCTTCTTGTCCTACGGAATTGGCATCAGTTATGAATATACTGCTGTAGTGGCCCCGATCGGCGCAGCCTTCCCAATGGTTACTGTGATCCTGGCCAGAATATTTTTTAAAGAAACATTGGAATTAAATCAAAAAATAGGCATTGTTTCTGTCTTGATCGGTTTAGTTTTGTTATCTATATAAAAATCACAATTCATTAACTTCCTGCGTCAGCTTCTTGAGCATTTCCTTTGCATCTCCGAAAAGCATCAGCGTATTCGGATATTCAAACAATAAATTTTTTATTCCTGCAAATCCCGCTCCAAGGCTTCTCTTGATCACAATCACGGTCTTTGCTTCATGCACATTCAGGATAGGCATTCCGTAAATAGGGCTTCCTTTATTCTGGGTTGCTGCAGGATTCACAACATCATTTGCTCCTATAACAATTGCAGCATCTGCCTGCTTGAATTCATTGTTTATCTCATCCATCTCTTTCAATTTTTCATACGGCACATCAGCTTCTGCCAGCAAGACATTCATATGCCCGGGCATCCTTCCTGCAACAGGGTGTATTGCAAATACAACATTTACGCCTTTTTTCTCCAATGCTAAAGCTAATTCCTGAACTGCATGCTGCGCCTGCGCAACAGCCATTCCATAGCCCGGTACCATAATGACTGATTTTGCTGATTCCAGTATAAGCGCTGCTTCTTCTGGCGAGCATTCCTTGATATTCTGATATTCTCCTTCCTTGCTTTCTTTCTGCTGCGCCTGGCCAAAGCCACCAAACAAAACATTCAGCAGCGATCTGTTCATTGCCTTGCACATTATATTTGAAAGAATAATTCCTGAAGCTCCAACCAATGATCCTGTTATTATCAGCAGGCTGTTTCCCAAAACAAATCCGGTTGCTGTGGCAGCAAGACCTGAATATGCATTAAGGAGTGAAATCACAACAGGCATGTCCGCTCCTCCAATTGGGGTTACAATCAGAACACCTAAGATAGATGAAATTATTGTAACAGCAAGTAGCATCATGTGGGCTGCGCCAATATCCGAGCGGATAATAACCGCCCATACTAAAGATGCTAAAACAACAATAAAAAGCGCGCCATTCAATAAGTTATTTCCTTTGAAAACAATCGGCCTGCCTGCAATCAGCCCTTTCAATTTTGCAAATGCCACCATGCTGCCTGTGAATGTAACAGATCCTATCAGTATGCTGAGCATCACTGTAATTATATCTGACAAAGACAAAACTGAACTGCTTTTTGCCCAAACATAGGAAATCGCAACTAAAACAGATGCGCCGCCTCCAAAGCCGTTCAGAATAGCAACAAGCTCAGGCATGCCTGTCATCTTGACTTTTTTTGAAAAGAGCATTCCAATAATGCTGCCGACAATTATGCCTGCGATAATATAAGGCCATCCAATTGAAGCAGGAATTCCAGCGCTGGCATCTCCGCTTTTCATATTAATCAAAGTCGCAGCAACAGCAACAAACATGCCGACTGCTGCCAGCAGATTTCCTTTTCTTGCGCTTTTGACATGAGTCATCAGTTTCATTCCAAGAATAAAAAGAACTGCTGCCAGCAAATATGAAAACTCAACAATGTAATTCATTATTTTCCACCTTTCTTTTCAAACATCTTCAGCATTCGGTCTGTAACCATAAAGCCGCCGACAACATTTATTGTGGCTAAAATCAGGGCAAACATGCCAAGGATAGCAGCCAGTGTCGGGCTTGCATAAGGAAGCGAGAGCAATGCGCCGACTATTGTAATGCCTGAAATTGCATTCGATCCCGACATCAGAGGAGTATGCAGTATAGGCGGAATTTTGTTGATGATTTCAAATCCTACAAAAATTGCCAGTACAAATACAATAAACAAATAAAAATCAATCATGATGACCTCCGATAAGCTCCTGCGCAGTTTTATTTACGATCTCTCCCTGATGGATTATTAAACTTGAGCTTACAATTTCATCTGTCAGATCAATATGAATTTTGCTTTCGTTTATTATTGTGAGC comes from the Candidatus Woesearchaeota archaeon genome and includes:
- a CDS encoding mRNA surveillance protein pelota, whose product is MKLIYSNIRKGEAKVRVESLDDLWYLSNLIDSGDLVKGRTLRKIKIGEEGARKQAVIKKPVFIAIKAEKVEFSKTSDILRVLGVIVEGPEDITRGEHHSFNVEIGSIIEIVKEKWLRYQLDKLKEACEEETSRILICILDRDSALFALSKKQGYDLLSRIKGEVEKKAVKERVKTEFYLDVIKTMQEYIKRYKIDNVILASPSFWKEDLMKQLKDDELKKKIVLASCSSEGEEAINEVLKRKEVQTVLKKDRIAKEMNLVEELMVNIAKNALAAYGINEVENAANMGAIKVLIVADSLIRKSREEKTYDRLDAIMRNVDSAKGEVHIISSDHDGGKKLNGLGGIGAILRYKLNY
- a CDS encoding ribbon-helix-helix protein, CopG family; amino-acid sequence: MEKTEIFKYYNVLLRHTMEAVTVKFQEDVLKKIDETISEHNFNSRTEFIREAVRDKVAELSKEDLVKEFLKYRGKARKKTTYEENRMTKEAVSRELLAELNRRFELK
- a CDS encoding DMT family transporter, whose translation is MSIPLGIIFGIIAMIGWGAADFFAAKAVRKTGVLKTFLWSQIIGVILFFIIFSLFFKLPLLSFSAIGIILTAGFLGVISWLAFYKGMQTGKVSIVSPIAACWAVVTVILSLIFLNENLTALKAIGVSLAILGAILASFRLRDLLKLRLKNIAAGMEYAIIALLGWGVYFVLIGFLADKLSWFLPIFLIKTATVFYLLIYSGAAKKNISFPKNAALFVLLIGILEFIAFLSYGIGISYEYTAVVAPIGAAFPMVTVILARIFFKETLELNQKIGIVSVLIGLVLLSI
- a CDS encoding NAD(P)(+) transhydrogenase (Re/Si-specific) subunit beta codes for the protein MNYIVEFSYLLAAVLFILGMKLMTHVKSARKGNLLAAVGMFVAVAATLINMKSGDASAGIPASIGWPYIIAGIIVGSIIGMLFSKKVKMTGMPELVAILNGFGGGASVLVAISYVWAKSSSVLSLSDIITVMLSILIGSVTFTGSMVAFAKLKGLIAGRPIVFKGNNLLNGALFIVVLASLVWAVIIRSDIGAAHMMLLAVTIISSILGVLIVTPIGGADMPVVISLLNAYSGLAATATGFVLGNSLLIITGSLVGASGIILSNIMCKAMNRSLLNVLFGGFGQAQQKESKEGEYQNIKECSPEEAALILESAKSVIMVPGYGMAVAQAQHAVQELALALEKKGVNVVFAIHPVAGRMPGHMNVLLAEADVPYEKLKEMDEINNEFKQADAAIVIGANDVVNPAATQNKGSPIYGMPILNVHEAKTVIVIKRSLGAGFAGIKNLLFEYPNTLMLFGDAKEMLKKLTQEVNEL
- a CDS encoding NAD(P) transhydrogenase subunit alpha is translated as MIDFYLFIVFVLAIFVGFEIINKIPPILHTPLMSGSNAISGITIVGALLSLPYASPTLAAILGMFALILATINVVGGFMVTDRMLKMFEKKGGK